From Pseudovibrio sp. Tun.PSC04-5.I4, a single genomic window includes:
- the murG gene encoding undecaprenyldiphospho-muramoylpentapeptide beta-N-acetylglucosaminyltransferase produces the protein MKPKIMLTAGGTGGHLFPAQALAGELMRRGYGVELITDSRADRYGSAFPADKVHLVKSDTIRSKNPISLVKTAIKLGLGTLQAMKAIRAAKPAAIVGFGGYPTFPPMFAARLLGVPSILHEANAVMGRANRMLAKGARSVATSFPLQSLPADLAAKAVMTGNPLRDNVIAVCGHAYNSPEEGGAFHLLVFGGSQGARVFSQVLPEALKLMAPEDRERLVIVQQTRPEDLDAVEAAYREMGVAAQVASFFTDLPERIAAAHLVISRSGAGTVCELAAIGRPSILVPLPSALDNDQGRNAEVLAEVGGAWPIAQKELDPQRLAFELKELMDNPGRLVLAAQAALAQGAPHAVQRLADLTETLVGSVPTTTKKEATS, from the coding sequence ATGAAGCCGAAGATTATGCTCACAGCTGGAGGAACGGGTGGTCACTTGTTTCCTGCACAAGCGCTAGCCGGTGAGCTTATGCGCCGTGGGTATGGTGTTGAGCTGATCACTGACAGCAGAGCTGACAGGTACGGCAGTGCGTTTCCGGCTGATAAAGTGCATCTGGTGAAGAGCGATACCATTCGCAGCAAAAACCCGATCTCTCTTGTCAAAACGGCCATTAAGCTTGGACTTGGCACATTACAGGCGATGAAGGCAATCCGCGCGGCTAAGCCTGCTGCGATTGTTGGCTTTGGTGGGTATCCAACTTTTCCGCCTATGTTTGCTGCGCGTTTGCTTGGTGTGCCTTCTATTTTGCATGAAGCAAATGCAGTGATGGGCCGCGCAAACCGGATGCTTGCCAAAGGGGCACGTTCTGTTGCGACCAGTTTCCCGTTGCAGTCCTTGCCTGCTGATCTGGCGGCAAAGGCGGTTATGACCGGCAATCCTTTGCGCGATAATGTGATCGCGGTTTGTGGGCATGCTTATAACTCACCGGAAGAGGGTGGTGCTTTCCATCTGTTGGTGTTTGGCGGGTCGCAGGGCGCGCGCGTCTTTTCTCAAGTTTTGCCAGAGGCACTTAAGTTGATGGCGCCGGAAGACCGCGAGCGGCTGGTGATCGTACAGCAGACACGGCCGGAAGACCTTGATGCTGTTGAAGCGGCCTATCGTGAGATGGGTGTTGCTGCTCAAGTGGCGTCCTTCTTTACCGACTTGCCGGAGCGCATTGCTGCGGCACATCTTGTTATTAGCCGGTCTGGTGCTGGAACTGTTTGTGAACTGGCTGCCATTGGGCGCCCCTCCATTCTGGTTCCGCTGCCGAGTGCTTTGGATAATGATCAGGGCCGCAATGCTGAAGTGCTTGCTGAAGTAGGTGGGGCATGGCCGATTGCACAAAAAGAACTGGATCCGCAAAGACTGGCCTTTGAGTTGAAAGAACTTATGGATAATCCGGGCCGTCTGGTTTTGGCAGCACAAGCAGCATTGGCGCAAGGCGCGCCGCATGCCGTGCAGCGCCTTGCAGACCTGACTGAAACACTTGTCGGCTCTGTTCCGACAACGACAAAGAAAGAGGCCACCTCATGA
- the murC gene encoding UDP-N-acetylmuramate--L-alanine ligase yields MKMPVDIGGVHFVGIGGIGMSGIAEVLHNLGYRVQGSDMSESANVQRLREKGIKVMVGHNAENLDGADICVISSAIKGSNVELKAAREKNMPVVRRAEMLAELMRFKQAIAIGGTHGKTTTTSMVAALLDAGHMDPTVINGGIINAYGTNARMGEGDWMVVEADESDGTFVKLPADIAVVTNIDPEHLDHYGDFDGVRAAFAQFVENVPFYGFAVMCLDHPEVQSLVGQIEDRRIVTYGTNPQSDIRFTDVSTKGGKSIFSVTIHDRRGNKVIELKDLVLPMPGLHNVSNATAAIAVAHTLGISGECIRNGLASFGGVKRRFTQTGTWNGVEIFDDYGHHPVEIKSVLHAARDASEGKVIAVMQPHRFSRLESLFDDFCACFNDADRVIIAPVFAAGEQPIKGADQSDLVSGLKSGGHRSVHSMAGPEELAGLIAEMAEPGDIVMFLGAGNITQWAYSLPKELEELSAKDGEHA; encoded by the coding sequence ATGAAAATGCCAGTAGATATTGGTGGTGTGCATTTCGTCGGTATCGGCGGCATCGGCATGAGCGGTATTGCAGAAGTTCTGCATAACCTCGGGTACCGTGTGCAAGGCTCTGACATGTCTGAGAGCGCGAACGTTCAACGTTTACGCGAAAAAGGCATCAAGGTCATGGTTGGGCACAATGCCGAGAACCTTGACGGTGCCGATATCTGCGTCATCTCCTCTGCGATCAAAGGCAGTAATGTGGAGCTGAAAGCTGCGCGTGAAAAAAACATGCCTGTTGTGCGCCGTGCTGAGATGCTGGCGGAGTTGATGCGCTTTAAACAGGCGATTGCCATTGGCGGCACTCACGGCAAGACGACGACAACCTCTATGGTTGCGGCGCTGCTGGACGCTGGTCATATGGACCCGACTGTTATCAATGGCGGCATCATCAACGCTTATGGCACCAACGCTCGTATGGGTGAGGGTGATTGGATGGTTGTTGAGGCGGATGAGTCTGATGGGACGTTTGTCAAGCTTCCTGCAGATATTGCTGTTGTGACCAACATCGACCCTGAGCACCTTGATCACTATGGTGATTTTGATGGTGTACGGGCAGCGTTCGCGCAGTTTGTTGAGAATGTGCCGTTCTACGGTTTTGCGGTGATGTGTCTTGATCATCCTGAGGTTCAAAGCCTAGTCGGGCAGATTGAAGATCGCCGTATTGTGACCTATGGAACGAACCCGCAGTCTGACATTCGGTTTACGGATGTATCGACCAAGGGCGGGAAGTCCATCTTCTCCGTGACTATTCATGATCGCCGTGGCAACAAAGTAATTGAGTTGAAAGACCTCGTGCTGCCTATGCCGGGTCTGCACAATGTTTCCAACGCGACTGCTGCAATTGCGGTGGCGCATACGCTGGGTATTTCCGGTGAGTGTATCCGCAATGGTCTTGCCTCGTTTGGTGGTGTGAAGCGCCGCTTTACGCAGACCGGGACATGGAATGGCGTTGAGATTTTTGATGATTATGGGCACCATCCTGTCGAGATCAAATCTGTGTTGCATGCAGCGCGGGACGCCAGCGAAGGTAAAGTGATTGCTGTGATGCAACCGCATCGCTTCTCCCGTCTGGAAAGCTTGTTTGATGATTTCTGTGCCTGCTTCAATGACGCAGATCGTGTGATCATTGCGCCTGTGTTTGCTGCGGGTGAGCAGCCAATCAAGGGTGCTGATCAGTCGGACTTGGTTTCTGGTCTCAAATCGGGTGGTCACCGTTCTGTTCACAGCATGGCCGGGCCGGAAGAGTTGGCTGGTCTTATCGCTGAGATGGCCGAGCCGGGCGATATTGTTATGTTCCTTGGTGCTGGCAATATTACGCAGTGGGCTTACAGCCTGCCGAAAGAACTGGAAGAGCTTTCCGCCAAAGATGGAGAGCATGCATGA
- a CDS encoding UDP-N-acetylmuramoylalanyl-D-glutamyl-2,6-diaminopimelate--D-alanyl-D-alanine ligase, translating into MLLKDLTKQEIESAEADGSDSVDTLTITGLTADSRAVEPGFVFAALDGVKVDGARFISQAVDAGAAAILIDAARVTDEIRGQAKLVALIAAEDARKELALMAAAFSGEQPERMVAVTGTAGKTSVAVFIRQIFEYAGHVSASLGTIGTVTSTGQSYGGLTTPDPVSLHQDLKRLVDDGVTHAAMEASSHGLDQFRLDGVRICAAGFTNLGRDHMDYHSTIEDYLQAKLRLFKEILPDDGVVVVDPETQFSDRVLAIAEERGLKTFTIGYFGDDLKLLSVEPEGFSQVLQLETAEGLYSVALPLAGDFQVSNALLAAGLAISAGIPVQTVLEALTVLQGAPGRIELVGSRENGALVFVDYAHKPEALENVLAALRPFASGRLISVFGCGGDRDTGKRQLMGEISARLADVSIVTDDNPRTEDPDAIRAEIVVACPGALEIGDRAVAIQQAIGMLQAGDVLCIAGKGHETGQIVGSEVLPFSDHEAVQGALTLAGEQADAPASSEGEASEFSLDLDEMDLLAGDGEDDAAADLSDDDLLAAVQVGVEELEAVLPENPDGSEDQVEEDWLVLEEDALGSDDLADAELADAESRDPELAKETFPTVAVDTPDALEDELLGDLVAIEAEAEAEAIVADEGLEEVAPIAAEDVSQAPEPELPVEPEIQSEPEIQSEPEAPSEPDPVLDIPVPVAESDETPAKKSVPKSAIDKPKWTIVPHINLLDSEVKSEYERQMIELPDIDRGPLWTLTDFLEAVDGDVLGDVTTDVTGISIDSRTLQPGDAYFSVKGENFDGHLFAVAAVEAGASVAVVSREKLSELPEGGRYVVVDDVLKALERLGVAARARSKARIIAVTGSVGKTGTKEALRLCLSKSGFTHAPVASFNNHWGVPLTLARMHADTEFGIFEIGMNHRGEITPLVKMVRPHVAIVTTVEPVHLEAFNSIEDIARAKGEIFSGLERGGVAILNRDNRQYDLLRYLAAVSGVKNIVSFGMRAGAQSIAKKVAANPDCSCLNASILGQEISYKIGAPGAHHVINSLGVLTGVMELGANLAFAGLALAEMEAPIGRGAQSVLDMNGGLALLIDESYNANPASMKAAIKLVADLPVKRSGRRIAVLGDMLELGANSDKLHADLARELDQGKIDIVYCVGTHMKVLWERLPAPSRGAYSETSDKLEKHLLSDVRPNDIVMIKGSLGTRMGPLVDALKKRFPEPASAGES; encoded by the coding sequence ATGTTGCTTAAAGACCTTACAAAACAAGAGATAGAATCCGCTGAAGCTGATGGATCAGACAGCGTTGATACTCTCACTATTACAGGGCTTACTGCTGATAGTCGGGCAGTTGAGCCAGGTTTTGTATTTGCGGCCTTAGATGGCGTCAAAGTTGATGGTGCGCGGTTTATTTCGCAGGCCGTGGACGCTGGCGCTGCTGCAATTTTGATAGATGCTGCACGTGTTACCGATGAAATTCGCGGGCAAGCCAAGCTGGTTGCTTTGATCGCTGCGGAGGATGCGCGTAAGGAACTTGCGTTGATGGCTGCTGCGTTTTCTGGTGAACAACCAGAGCGAATGGTAGCTGTGACGGGTACAGCGGGCAAAACGTCGGTTGCTGTGTTCATTCGCCAGATTTTTGAATATGCGGGGCACGTTTCTGCCAGTCTTGGGACGATCGGCACGGTTACGTCTACGGGCCAGAGTTATGGCGGCCTGACAACGCCGGATCCTGTCTCCTTGCATCAGGATTTAAAGCGTCTGGTAGACGATGGAGTTACCCATGCTGCCATGGAGGCATCCAGCCACGGGTTGGATCAGTTTCGTCTGGATGGGGTGCGTATTTGTGCTGCTGGGTTTACCAATCTTGGCCGCGACCATATGGACTATCATTCGACCATTGAGGATTACCTGCAAGCCAAACTGCGCTTGTTTAAGGAGATTCTTCCTGATGATGGTGTGGTTGTTGTTGATCCGGAAACTCAGTTTTCTGATCGTGTGCTTGCGATTGCCGAAGAACGCGGGCTCAAGACATTCACCATTGGCTACTTTGGCGATGACCTGAAGCTCCTTAGTGTTGAGCCGGAAGGATTTAGTCAGGTCTTACAGTTGGAAACAGCTGAAGGCCTGTATTCTGTTGCATTGCCGCTTGCTGGTGATTTTCAAGTCTCCAATGCGCTGCTCGCTGCGGGGCTGGCTATTTCTGCTGGTATTCCAGTTCAGACAGTGTTGGAAGCGTTGACAGTGTTGCAAGGCGCACCGGGGCGTATTGAGCTTGTTGGTTCGCGCGAAAACGGCGCGCTGGTGTTTGTAGATTATGCCCACAAACCGGAGGCCTTGGAAAATGTGTTGGCGGCACTGCGTCCGTTTGCATCTGGGCGTCTAATCAGCGTGTTTGGTTGTGGTGGTGACCGGGATACAGGAAAGCGTCAGCTGATGGGCGAGATTTCTGCTCGCCTTGCCGATGTTTCCATTGTGACTGATGATAACCCGCGTACTGAAGATCCAGATGCTATTCGTGCTGAGATTGTTGTAGCTTGTCCGGGTGCATTGGAGATCGGTGATCGGGCTGTGGCGATCCAGCAGGCCATTGGCATGCTGCAAGCAGGTGATGTGCTTTGTATTGCGGGTAAAGGGCATGAAACCGGCCAGATTGTTGGATCTGAAGTTCTGCCATTTTCTGATCATGAAGCGGTGCAAGGTGCATTGACACTTGCAGGCGAGCAAGCGGATGCTCCGGCCTCCTCAGAGGGAGAAGCCTCTGAATTCTCCTTAGACCTCGATGAAATGGATTTACTTGCCGGGGACGGTGAGGATGATGCGGCAGCTGATTTGAGCGATGATGATTTACTGGCTGCTGTTCAGGTTGGTGTTGAAGAACTTGAAGCTGTTCTGCCAGAAAACCCTGATGGTAGCGAAGATCAGGTTGAAGAAGATTGGCTTGTGCTGGAGGAAGACGCGCTTGGCAGCGACGATCTTGCCGATGCTGAGTTGGCGGATGCTGAATCTCGTGATCCAGAGCTTGCCAAGGAAACTTTTCCTACTGTTGCCGTGGATACGCCTGATGCGCTTGAAGATGAGCTGCTGGGTGATTTAGTGGCTATCGAAGCAGAAGCAGAAGCAGAAGCGATTGTTGCGGATGAAGGCCTTGAAGAGGTTGCCCCCATTGCAGCAGAGGATGTATCGCAAGCTCCTGAACCTGAGTTACCTGTTGAGCCTGAAATCCAGAGTGAACCAGAAATACAGAGTGAGCCAGAAGCGCCAAGTGAACCAGATCCTGTTCTGGACATTCCGGTGCCTGTTGCTGAATCTGATGAAACGCCTGCGAAAAAATCCGTACCTAAGTCAGCGATAGACAAGCCTAAGTGGACTATCGTTCCCCATATCAACCTGTTGGATTCAGAAGTTAAGTCGGAATATGAGCGGCAAATGATTGAACTGCCTGATATTGATCGTGGGCCGCTATGGACACTTACAGATTTTCTTGAAGCCGTGGACGGGGATGTCCTTGGTGACGTGACAACTGATGTGACCGGTATTTCCATTGATAGCCGGACATTACAGCCCGGTGATGCGTATTTCTCCGTCAAAGGCGAAAACTTTGATGGACATCTATTTGCAGTGGCAGCGGTGGAAGCGGGGGCATCTGTTGCTGTCGTCTCACGTGAAAAACTGTCGGAGTTGCCTGAAGGCGGTCGTTATGTGGTCGTTGATGATGTGCTTAAGGCACTAGAGCGGCTTGGTGTTGCAGCTCGTGCCCGGAGTAAGGCCCGTATTATTGCGGTGACTGGTTCTGTTGGTAAGACCGGGACGAAAGAAGCGTTGCGGCTTTGCCTGTCTAAATCCGGCTTTACACATGCGCCCGTTGCCAGTTTCAATAACCATTGGGGTGTGCCTCTCACGCTTGCGCGTATGCATGCTGACACCGAGTTTGGGATTTTTGAAATCGGCATGAACCACCGCGGCGAGATCACGCCGCTGGTGAAGATGGTGCGCCCACATGTGGCGATTGTGACCACTGTTGAGCCGGTCCATCTGGAAGCCTTCAACTCTATCGAAGACATTGCCCGTGCCAAAGGGGAGATTTTCTCCGGCCTTGAACGGGGTGGTGTGGCTATTTTGAACCGTGACAACCGGCAGTATGATTTGCTGCGGTATCTGGCAGCTGTGTCTGGTGTGAAAAACATCGTCAGCTTTGGGATGCGGGCGGGCGCGCAATCTATTGCCAAGAAGGTTGCAGCTAACCCTGATTGTTCTTGCTTGAATGCGAGCATTCTGGGGCAGGAAATATCCTACAAGATCGGTGCTCCCGGTGCGCACCATGTCATCAACTCTCTCGGGGTTTTGACGGGTGTGATGGAACTGGGCGCAAACCTTGCGTTTGCCGGTCTTGCGCTTGCGGAAATGGAAGCACCCATAGGGCGAGGGGCGCAGTCGGTTCTGGATATGAACGGCGGCTTGGCTCTACTCATTGATGAAAGCTATAATGCGAACCCTGCCAGCATGAAAGCGGCGATCAAACTGGTTGCTGATTTGCCTGTCAAACGGTCTGGCCGGCGCATTGCTGTTTTGGGTGATATGCTCGAATTAGGTGCAAATTCTGACAAGTTGCACGCTGACCTTGCGCGCGAACTGGATCAAGGCAAGATCGACATCGTTTATTGTGTGGGAACTCACATGAAGGTGCTGTGGGAGCGGTTGCCTGCACCGTCCCGAGGCGCTTATTCAGAGACCTCCGATAAACTGGAAAAACACCTGCTGTCGGACGTGCGTCCCAACGACATCGTTATGATTAAGGGCTCACTGGGGACCCGTATGGGTCCTCTGGTCGATGCTTTGAAGAAACGTTTTCCCGAGCCGGCTTCAGCCGGTGAGTCCTGA
- a CDS encoding putative peptidoglycan glycosyltransferase FtsW: MVSRVDRSAFSEWLWTIDRYMLVGIFILMVSGLVLSLAASPPVAERIGLESFYFVKKQAAFLIPSIALMLGISALSPRYVRRAALLVFCAMLVLLLGTLFFGADIKGARRWISLFGVSIQPSEFIKPALVVIISFLLSEGRKAQGVPGQLISIILFAVVAAMLVAQPDFGQTMLLTIVLFALFFLNGLSWLAIVPLGLLGILGVGAGFTYLPHVRGRIMRFLDPSSGDTYQIDKAIDSFIAGGWLGRGVGEGTVKRILPDSHTDFVFAVAAEEYGIIVCVLLVSVFAFVVLRGLYMATQDQDPFGRLASSGLIVMFGLQSCINMAVNLNLIPAKGMTLPLISSGVSSLMAISLTMGFVLALTRKRPHPRKNPIISVPRAAPAQHA, translated from the coding sequence ATGGTTTCGCGCGTAGATCGCAGTGCATTTTCTGAATGGCTTTGGACAATTGACCGGTACATGCTGGTGGGAATTTTCATTCTCATGGTGTCGGGTCTTGTTCTGTCGCTTGCAGCCAGTCCGCCTGTTGCAGAACGGATCGGGCTGGAAAGCTTCTACTTTGTGAAGAAACAAGCGGCCTTCCTTATTCCCAGTATTGCGTTGATGCTTGGCATCTCGGCCTTATCGCCGCGCTATGTGCGCCGAGCTGCGTTGCTCGTGTTTTGCGCAATGCTGGTTTTGCTGCTGGGGACCTTGTTCTTTGGAGCTGATATTAAGGGTGCACGGCGCTGGATTAGTCTGTTTGGGGTCTCTATTCAGCCCTCCGAGTTTATTAAACCAGCTCTTGTTGTGATCATCTCCTTCCTTTTGTCGGAAGGGCGTAAAGCGCAAGGCGTACCGGGACAGTTGATCTCGATTATTCTGTTTGCTGTTGTGGCTGCCATGTTGGTTGCTCAGCCTGACTTTGGTCAGACCATGCTGCTGACAATCGTGCTGTTTGCTCTGTTCTTCCTCAACGGTCTTTCGTGGTTGGCGATTGTGCCACTTGGTCTTCTTGGCATTCTTGGGGTTGGCGCTGGGTTTACCTACCTGCCGCATGTGCGTGGCCGTATCATGCGTTTTCTTGATCCCTCTAGTGGTGATACCTACCAGATTGATAAGGCCATCGACTCCTTTATTGCGGGCGGTTGGCTGGGTCGCGGTGTGGGTGAAGGCACTGTGAAACGTATTTTGCCAGATAGTCATACGGACTTTGTCTTTGCGGTGGCGGCGGAAGAATATGGCATCATTGTTTGCGTTTTATTGGTGAGTGTCTTCGCGTTTGTTGTTCTGCGCGGTCTTTACATGGCGACGCAGGATCAGGACCCGTTTGGCCGTTTGGCCTCCTCTGGTCTTATCGTGATGTTTGGGTTGCAGAGCTGCATTAACATGGCTGTGAACCTCAATCTCATACCTGCTAAAGGGATGACGTTGCCGTTGATTTCTTCTGGTGTGTCTTCATTGATGGCGATTTCTTTAACTATGGGTTTTGTTCTGGCGTTGACGCGTAAGCGGCCTCACCCGCGTAAGAACCCGATTATTAGTGTTCCGCGTGCTGCCCCTGCGCAGCACGCTTAG
- the murB gene encoding UDP-N-acetylmuramate dehydrogenase, translating to MSYPDLTPLLGDAIDDIRGRLIPNQLLSAVTWFRVGGPAQLMFQPADEADLAVFLKALPEDVPVTVVGLGSNLLVRDGGLEGVVIRLPIRGFGQVEYLGGHQLRAGACVPDKKLAEEAAKTGTGGFAFYTGIPGAVGGALRMNAGAHGTETKDRVVNVNAVTRSGELLTLSNEDMGYAYRHSSASQDLIFTSAVFEGIAQSEDEIRAEMAEVVAHRERAQPIREKTGGSTFKNPEGHSAWKVVDEAGCRGKQIGGAKMSELHCNFMLNVADATAHDLELLGETVRSEALAKTGMRLEWEIKRLGAFVDGAAIEPFLGNAG from the coding sequence ATGAGCTATCCCGATCTGACACCGCTTCTGGGTGATGCTATCGACGATATTCGAGGTCGTTTGATCCCGAACCAGCTGCTTTCTGCTGTGACGTGGTTTCGTGTTGGCGGACCTGCGCAATTGATGTTCCAGCCTGCTGATGAAGCTGATCTGGCTGTGTTCCTGAAGGCGTTGCCAGAAGACGTGCCAGTAACTGTGGTTGGGCTTGGGTCCAATCTGCTGGTTCGTGATGGTGGGTTGGAAGGTGTTGTTATTCGACTGCCAATTCGTGGGTTTGGTCAGGTTGAGTATCTGGGCGGACATCAGCTAAGGGCAGGGGCTTGTGTCCCTGACAAGAAGCTGGCGGAAGAAGCAGCGAAGACGGGGACGGGTGGATTTGCATTTTACACCGGTATTCCCGGTGCTGTTGGTGGAGCGCTGCGGATGAATGCAGGCGCACACGGAACTGAGACAAAAGACCGGGTTGTTAACGTTAACGCGGTAACAAGGTCTGGTGAACTCCTCACGCTTTCCAATGAGGACATGGGCTATGCCTATCGTCATTCTTCGGCCTCCCAAGACCTGATTTTTACCTCAGCGGTATTTGAGGGCATTGCGCAGAGCGAAGACGAGATCCGTGCTGAGATGGCAGAGGTGGTTGCTCACCGTGAACGGGCGCAGCCAATTCGTGAGAAAACCGGTGGCTCAACCTTCAAAAACCCCGAGGGGCACAGTGCCTGGAAGGTGGTTGATGAGGCCGGATGCCGAGGAAAGCAGATCGGCGGCGCAAAAATGTCGGAATTACACTGCAACTTTATGTTGAATGTTGCTGATGCTACCGCCCACGATTTGGAATTGCTTGGCGAGACTGTTCGCTCTGAGGCTTTGGCCAAGACAGGGATGCGTCTGGAATGGGAAATCAAGCGCCTTGGGGCGTTTGTAGACGGTGCGGCGATTGAGCCGTTTTTGGGTAACGCGGGCTAA
- the mraY gene encoding phospho-N-acetylmuramoyl-pentapeptide-transferase, which yields MLYLLAELAEVYPYFSALNVFKYITFRTGGAIMTALLFVFLFGPRIITALRSRQGHGQPIREDGPQSHLLTKKGTPTMGGLMILSGMIVATLLWADLGNPYTWIVLGVTIGFGLIGFYDDYLKVTSSSHKGFSGKARLGFEFLIAGAAAFAVTLLDAEPFSTSIGFPFFKELTLNLGLFFIPFAAFVVVGAGNAVNLTDGLDGLAIVPVMIAAGSFGLVAYLTGNAVFSSYLQIHYVAGTGELAVVCGAVIGAGLGFLWFNAPPAAIFMGDTGSLALGGMLGAIAVATKHEIVLAIIGGLFVLEAVSVIVQVASFKLTGKRVFRMAPIHHHFEHLGWTESQVVIRFWIIAVVLALVGLATLKLR from the coding sequence ATGCTATACTTGCTGGCGGAGCTTGCTGAGGTTTACCCTTACTTTTCCGCATTAAATGTTTTCAAATACATTACGTTCCGCACCGGCGGAGCGATTATGACTGCGTTGCTTTTTGTGTTTTTGTTTGGCCCACGCATCATTACCGCTTTGCGATCGCGTCAAGGACACGGCCAGCCAATTCGTGAAGACGGACCTCAGAGCCATCTGCTGACCAAAAAGGGCACGCCAACCATGGGCGGCCTGATGATCCTTTCCGGGATGATTGTTGCAACGCTGTTGTGGGCTGATCTGGGTAATCCTTACACTTGGATCGTTCTGGGTGTGACCATTGGTTTTGGCCTGATTGGATTTTATGATGATTATCTGAAGGTCACCAGCTCCTCTCATAAAGGATTTAGCGGTAAGGCGCGTCTTGGGTTTGAGTTCTTGATTGCTGGCGCAGCGGCCTTTGCTGTGACGCTTTTGGATGCTGAACCCTTTTCTACCAGCATTGGTTTTCCGTTTTTCAAAGAGCTCACGCTGAATCTTGGTCTGTTCTTCATCCCATTCGCTGCTTTCGTGGTTGTTGGCGCGGGCAATGCGGTGAATCTGACTGATGGTCTTGATGGACTGGCAATTGTACCTGTGATGATTGCTGCCGGCTCGTTTGGTCTGGTAGCCTACCTGACGGGTAACGCGGTATTCTCCAGCTATCTGCAAATCCATTATGTGGCGGGGACAGGTGAACTAGCTGTAGTTTGTGGTGCTGTGATTGGTGCCGGGCTGGGGTTCTTGTGGTTCAACGCGCCTCCAGCCGCCATCTTCATGGGTGATACGGGCTCTCTGGCACTGGGCGGCATGCTTGGCGCGATTGCTGTTGCGACCAAACACGAAATCGTTCTGGCAATTATTGGTGGTTTGTTTGTGCTTGAGGCTGTTTCTGTGATTGTACAGGTGGCCTCCTTTAAGTTGACCGGTAAGCGTGTGTTCCGCATGGCGCCTATTCATCACCATTTCGAGCATCTGGGCTGGACTGAAAGTCAGGTGGTTATTCGCTTCTGGATTATTGCTGTTGTGCTGGCCTTGGTTGGGCTTGCCACACTGAAGCTGCGCTAG
- the murD gene encoding UDP-N-acetylmuramoyl-L-alanine--D-glutamate ligase → MIPIRHMAGKEVALFGLGESGLVTARALEAGGARVDVWDDNADRVAAAEEQGFATLDLREAHMARYEALVVAPGVPLTHPEPHWSVVRAQEAGIPVIGDVELFVSEREAVCPEAAFVAITGTNGKSTTTALISHILKECGLDVQMGGNIGRPVLDLDSLSEDRVYVVEVSSYQIDLAPSLVPDIGVMLNLSPDHLDRHGDMDHYASIKERLVKAARLAVVGVDDDLSAAVAQRLIEREEPVECISCQSAVETGVYAEDGCVYEMFEGEGVEVADLSSSNSLRGAHNGQNAAAAVAVCGALGLELDEISKALLTFPGLAHRLKLVARAGKVLFVNDSKATNAEAAAHGLAAFDRIYWIAGGRPKAGGISSLRAYFLKVAKAYLIGEAADEFAQELDGSVEVYKFASLALAVEAAAKDAARDENGEVVVLLSPACASFDQFKSFEVRGDAFESAAIAAAQVLTGEGAS, encoded by the coding sequence ATGATCCCCATTCGTCATATGGCTGGCAAAGAAGTTGCATTGTTCGGACTCGGTGAGTCCGGGCTTGTCACTGCGCGCGCGCTTGAGGCTGGTGGGGCTCGTGTTGATGTATGGGATGACAATGCTGACCGCGTTGCCGCTGCTGAAGAGCAGGGGTTTGCGACCCTTGATCTGCGAGAAGCGCATATGGCCCGTTATGAAGCGCTTGTTGTCGCTCCGGGTGTTCCACTTACTCATCCTGAGCCGCACTGGAGTGTGGTTCGGGCGCAGGAGGCTGGCATTCCTGTCATTGGTGATGTGGAGCTTTTCGTGAGCGAGCGGGAAGCTGTTTGTCCAGAAGCTGCGTTTGTGGCGATCACCGGCACCAACGGTAAATCTACGACAACAGCGTTGATCTCTCACATCCTCAAAGAATGCGGGTTGGACGTGCAGATGGGCGGCAATATCGGTCGCCCTGTGTTGGACCTGGATAGCTTGTCCGAGGATCGTGTTTATGTGGTTGAGGTCTCCTCCTACCAGATTGACCTTGCGCCAAGCCTTGTCCCCGATATTGGTGTGATGCTGAACTTGTCACCGGACCATCTGGACCGACATGGCGATATGGATCATTACGCCTCCATCAAGGAGCGGCTTGTGAAGGCGGCGCGTCTTGCTGTTGTTGGTGTAGACGATGACTTGAGTGCAGCTGTCGCACAGCGTTTGATTGAGCGTGAAGAGCCGGTTGAATGCATCTCCTGCCAGAGTGCAGTTGAGACAGGCGTTTATGCGGAAGACGGTTGCGTTTACGAGATGTTTGAAGGTGAGGGCGTTGAAGTTGCCGACTTATCCTCCTCCAACTCGCTGCGTGGAGCGCACAATGGCCAGAATGCTGCGGCGGCTGTGGCTGTTTGCGGTGCGCTTGGTCTTGAGCTTGACGAGATTTCGAAGGCACTGCTGACCTTCCCCGGTTTGGCACATCGGCTTAAGCTGGTTGCGCGGGCGGGCAAGGTGTTGTTTGTAAATGACAGCAAGGCCACCAACGCAGAAGCGGCAGCCCATGGATTGGCGGCGTTCGATCGGATTTACTGGATTGCAGGTGGACGCCCGAAAGCTGGCGGTATTTCCTCCCTGCGGGCATACTTCCTGAAGGTTGCAAAAGCTTATCTGATTGGCGAAGCGGCTGATGAGTTTGCTCAGGAGCTGGATGGCTCCGTTGAGGTTTACAAGTTTGCAAGCCTTGCTCTGGCTGTAGAAGCTGCTGCAAAAGATGCAGCTCGTGATGAGAACGGCGAAGTCGTGGTGTTGTTATCCCCTGCCTGTGCCTCTTTTGACCAGTTCAAGAGCTTTGAAGTTCGCGGTGATGCATTTGAGAGTGCTGCGATTGCAGCTGCCCAAGTGCTGACTGGTGAGGGGGCTAGCTGA